A single region of the Triticum dicoccoides isolate Atlit2015 ecotype Zavitan chromosome 2B, WEW_v2.0, whole genome shotgun sequence genome encodes:
- the LOC119360637 gene encoding uncharacterized protein LOC119360637 codes for MAVDDNVLPSPPPPPPPPPPPPRIVVVALALTRSALVPMLAARRVLRVAARAFPYVAFALAWAISAASAAKIVARRAWGEGSAPFLFLRALTSAACKVCTYGFLVMLALAVLLLCGLCVAYVIAVLSGRGPEFQKRALGAITWESNSFRLPRMAVLGFITVVPFFALVVAGLLLAMMSHVEGSVSQGEMVGFVIVDVGFFGMHATSSILIIPALALGAWRFDQADRKAQSQSC; via the exons ATGGCCGTCGACGACAATGTGCtgccgtcaccgccgccgccgccgccgccaccgccaccgccgccgcggatCGTCGTCGTGGCGCTGGCGCTCACGCGCTCCGCCCTCGTGCCGATGCTGGCGGCCCGGCGCGTCCTCCGCGTCGCGGCCAGAGCCTTCCCCTACGTGGCATTCGCGCTCGCGTGGGCCATCTCCGCGGCCTCGGCTGCCAAGATCGTGGCGCGCCGCGCCTGGGGCGAGGGCTCCGCCCCCTTCCTCTTCCTCCGGGCGCTCACGTCCGCTGCCTGCAAGGTCTGCACCTACGGCTTCCTCGTCATGCTCGCGCTCGCCGTGCTGCTGCTGTGCGGCCTGTGCGTGGCGTACGTGATCGCAGTTCTATCTGGACGCGGTCCAGAATTCCAGAAG CGTGCCCTGGGAGCAATCACGTGGGAGTCCAACTCGTTTAGGCTGCCTCGCATGGCGGTGCTTGGATTCATCACAGTTGTGCCCTTCTTCGCGCTAGTTGTCGCCGGTCTTCTGTTGGCGATGATGTCGCATGTGGAGGGATCGGTGTCTCAGGGAGAAATGGTCGGTTTTGTGATCGTGGATGTGGGGTTTTTTGGAATGCACGCGACGTCTTCCATTCTTATCATTCCAGCTCTAGCACTTGGCGCCTGGAGGTTCGACCAGGCGGACAGGAAAGCACAGTCGCAGTCTTGTTGA
- the LOC119360638 gene encoding uncharacterized protein LOC119360638 — protein sequence MAAVKPSPPPVPAQIVVVVLALARVVHALTLALGRVLLIAAEALPYLGFATLWVISAAAATKVVGSRAWDEGSAPAVFLQALAGGVLKASFLVLQAIGAMMLCGQFLLYMVAAVSGSSSEF from the coding sequence ATGGCCGCCGTgaagccctcgccgccgccggtgccGGCGCAGATCGTCGTCGTGGTGCTCGCGCTCGCGCGTGTCGTCCACGCCCTGACGCTGGCGCTCGGGCGCGTCCTGCTCATCGCGGCCGAAGCGCTCCCCTACCTGGGCTTTGCGACTCTGTGGGTCATCTCCGCGGCCGCGGCTACCAAGGTTGTGGGGAGCCGCGCCTGGGACGAGGGCTCCGCCCCCGCCGTGTTTCTCCAGGCGCTCGCGGGCGGGGTTCTCAAGGCCAGCTTCCTTGTCTTGCAAGCGATTGGCGCGATGATGCTGTGCGGCCAGTTCCTGCTCTACATGGTTGCAGCTGTATCTGGATCCAGTTCAGAGTTCTAG
- the LOC119362541 gene encoding uncharacterized protein LOC119362541 — protein sequence MAVADAVLPSPPPLPPPPPARIVVVVLVLVRFALAPMLALGRVLRVAARALPYLCFAFGWVISAASAAQVVARRAWGEGSAPFLFIQALVYGALKVWVYSFLVLFALAVLLLCSLCVAYVIAAVSGSTSGFKKSVFGAITREPVRLPRAAVLGLVADVAFFLLMVAGLLVAMMSPHVEGSISQGAMVASLVTDVAIFGIHATACFVIIPALVLNLWREDQADRKAPSQFCQDEAKKRRCPENFARS from the exons ATGGCCGTCGCCGACGCGGTgctgccctcgccgccgcccctgcccccgcCCCCGCCGGCGCGGATCGTCGTcgtggtgctggtgctggtgcgcTTCGCCCTCGCCCCGATGCTCGCGCTCGGGCGCGTCCTCCGCGTCGCGGCGCGAGCCCTCCCCTACCTGTGCTTCGCCTTCGGGTGGGTCATCTCCGCGGCCTCGGCTGCACAGGTCGTCGCGCGCCGCGCTTGGGGCGAGGGCTCCGCCCCCTTCCTCTTCATCCAGGCGCTCGTGTACGGGGCCCTCAAGGTCTGGGTCTACAGCTTCCTGGTGTTGTTCGCGCTTGCCGTCCTGCTGCTGTGCAGCCTGTGCGTGGCCTACGTGATTGCAGCTGTATCCGGATCCACTTCGGGATTCAAGAAG AGCGTCTTCGGAGCCATCACACGGGAGCCGGTTAGGCTTCCACGCGCcgcggtgcttggattggtcgcgGATGTGGCCTTCTTCCTTCTAATGGTGGCTGGTCTTCTGGTAGCGATGATGTCGCCGCATGTGGAGGGTTCGATATCTCAGGGTGCAATGGTCGCTTCTCTGGTCACGGATGTGGCGATATTTGGTATACACGCGACAGCTTGCTTTGTTATCATCCCAGCTCTCGTTCTTAATCTCTGGAGGGAGGACCAGGCGGACAGGAAAGCACCATCGCAGTTCTGTCAAG ACGAAGCTAAGAAGAGAAGGTGTCCGGAGAattttgcaaggagctaa